The proteins below come from a single Deinococcus budaensis genomic window:
- a CDS encoding aminotransferase class V-fold PLP-dependent enzyme, translating into MDFATLRADLIGTDAVVRTPFGRRRVTYADYVASGRALRSVEDRIRDLALPLYANTHTEDSATGAHCTQLSHQAAKYVKGQLGGDETCKLVYCGSGSTAAVRRLQDILGLTVPQVYRAAVLQALPERERPIVFVGPYEHHSNEVSWRETLAEVVEVPLCSRGNLDLEALRSLLQNPRLAGRPKIGSFSAASNVTGLLTDTRTVARLLHRHGALAFFDFAASGPYVQIDMKPGQPDGYDAVFLSPHKFVGGPGTPGLLCFQAHVYRLAVPSTPGGGTVSYVTPTTHAYVADIEAREDAGTPAILGKLRAALAFRVKEQLGVARLTAREHELFGRALARLHPHPRVRLLGEPGASRLAFLSFLIRTGQDGTYLHPRLVVRLLNDLFGIQSRGGCACAGPYGHALLGIGEPLSARYQRCITGNLAGLKPGWTRLNLAPWATDEEVEFLLDAVQFVADHGERFLPLYTLDWQTGAWKHPDDGPPTDLFGDDLPEREDGPVPYAAYLAEARRLAATLPTQPERPLPDGVPQDLVFFAH; encoded by the coding sequence ATGGACTTTGCAACACTCCGCGCGGACCTGATAGGAACGGACGCCGTGGTCCGGACGCCCTTCGGGCGGCGGCGCGTGACGTACGCGGATTACGTGGCGTCCGGGCGGGCGCTGCGCAGCGTGGAGGACCGCATTCGTGACCTCGCCCTCCCGCTCTATGCCAACACCCACACCGAGGACAGCGCGACAGGCGCGCACTGCACCCAGCTCAGCCATCAGGCGGCCAAGTACGTCAAGGGGCAGCTGGGGGGCGACGAGACCTGCAAGCTGGTGTACTGCGGGTCGGGCAGCACCGCCGCCGTGCGCCGTTTGCAGGACATTCTGGGCCTGACTGTGCCGCAGGTGTACCGGGCGGCGGTCTTGCAGGCCCTGCCCGAGCGTGAACGGCCCATCGTTTTTGTCGGCCCCTACGAACACCACAGCAACGAGGTGAGCTGGCGCGAGACGCTGGCCGAGGTCGTGGAGGTGCCGCTGTGTTCCCGGGGCAACCTGGATCTGGAGGCCCTGCGGAGCCTGTTGCAGAATCCCCGCCTCGCGGGCCGCCCGAAAATCGGCTCGTTCAGCGCGGCCAGCAATGTCACGGGCCTGCTGACCGATACCCGGACGGTCGCCCGGCTGCTGCACCGGCACGGCGCTCTGGCGTTCTTCGACTTCGCGGCCAGCGGTCCCTACGTTCAGATCGACATGAAACCGGGCCAGCCCGACGGGTACGACGCCGTGTTCCTGAGTCCGCACAAGTTCGTGGGCGGACCCGGCACCCCCGGCCTGCTGTGCTTTCAGGCGCACGTCTACCGCCTGGCCGTCCCCAGTACGCCGGGTGGAGGCACGGTCAGCTACGTGACCCCGACCACCCACGCCTACGTGGCCGACATCGAGGCCCGGGAGGACGCCGGGACGCCGGCCATTCTCGGGAAGCTGCGCGCGGCCCTGGCCTTCCGGGTCAAGGAACAGCTGGGGGTGGCGCGCCTGACGGCCCGGGAACACGAGCTGTTCGGGCGCGCGCTGGCCCGCCTGCACCCTCATCCCCGCGTGCGGCTGCTGGGTGAGCCGGGCGCGTCTCGACTGGCGTTTCTCTCCTTTCTGATCCGCACGGGCCAGGACGGCACCTACCTGCACCCCCGGCTGGTCGTGCGGCTGCTCAATGACCTGTTCGGCATTCAGTCTCGCGGCGGCTGCGCCTGTGCCGGTCCCTACGGCCACGCCCTGCTGGGGATCGGCGAGCCGCTGAGTGCCCGCTACCAGCGCTGCATCACGGGCAACCTCGCGGGCCTGAAGCCCGGCTGGACCCGGTTGAATCTGGCCCCCTGGGCGACGGACGAGGAGGTCGAATTCCTGCTGGACGCCGTTCAGTTCGTGGCCGACCACGGGGAACGGTTCTTGCCGCTGTACACCCTGGACTGGCAGACCGGGGCCTGGAAGCATCCCGACGACGGGCCGCCAACCGACCTTTTCGGAGACGACTTGCCTGAGCGGGAGGACGGCCCGGTCCCCTACGCGGCGTACCTCGCGGAGGCCAGGCGCCTGGCGGCCACGCTGCCCACGCAGCCGGAACGGCCCCTGCCGGACGGCGTTCCGCAGGACCTGGTGTTTTTCGCCCACTGA
- a CDS encoding SIS domain-containing protein codes for MTPPGPLMLQEAREAPQVVRRQLGENAGITQALVAALRQRRPPYAVTVARGSSDHACTVLKYALETRLALPVASLGPSVHTLYGARLDLRGALVIAVSQSGASPDVVETVRMARQGGALTVALLNVEGSDLAREAEFVLPLRCGEERAVAATKSYLASLTALLPVIAPLAGDPELVNALEALPEALEQTLTLEEQARDLAGRYRSLDNLLVLARGLHYGVAQEAALKLKETCGIHAEAYSAAEFDHGPKRLLAGGVALLGFTSVDAAGEAARRAYADLSASGADLRTLGPAAGSALTTPATGHGLTDPVASALAFYLFAAHLALHRGLDPDAPPLLSKVTKTR; via the coding sequence ATGACCCCCCCTGGTCCCCTGATGCTGCAAGAAGCCCGCGAGGCCCCGCAGGTCGTCCGCCGCCAACTGGGCGAGAACGCCGGGATCACCCAGGCCCTGGTCGCCGCCCTGCGCCAGCGCCGCCCGCCCTACGCCGTCACCGTCGCCCGGGGCAGCAGCGACCACGCCTGCACGGTGCTGAAATACGCCCTCGAAACCCGGCTGGCCCTCCCGGTCGCCAGCCTGGGTCCCAGCGTCCATACCCTCTACGGCGCGCGGCTGGACCTGCGCGGGGCGCTGGTGATCGCCGTCTCCCAGTCGGGGGCCAGTCCCGACGTGGTCGAGACCGTCCGCATGGCCCGGCAGGGCGGCGCCCTCACGGTGGCGCTGCTCAACGTGGAAGGCAGCGACCTCGCCCGCGAGGCCGAGTTCGTGCTGCCGCTGCGCTGCGGCGAGGAGCGGGCAGTCGCGGCGACCAAGAGTTACCTTGCCAGCCTGACCGCCCTGCTGCCCGTGATCGCCCCCCTGGCGGGCGACCCCGAACTGGTGAACGCTCTGGAGGCGTTGCCGGAGGCCCTCGAACAGACCCTCACCCTGGAGGAGCAGGCCCGCGACCTGGCGGGGCGTTACCGGTCGCTGGACAACCTGCTGGTGCTGGCGCGCGGGCTGCATTACGGGGTGGCGCAGGAGGCGGCCCTCAAGCTCAAGGAGACCTGCGGCATCCACGCCGAGGCGTACTCGGCGGCGGAGTTCGACCACGGTCCCAAGCGGCTGCTGGCGGGGGGAGTGGCGCTGCTGGGCTTCACCTCGGTGGACGCGGCGGGGGAAGCGGCCCGGCGCGCCTACGCCGACCTGAGCGCCAGTGGCGCGGACCTGCGGACCCTGGGGCCAGCGGCCGGAAGTGCGCTGACCACCCCGGCGACCGGGCACGGGCTGACCGACCCGGTGGCGAGCGCGCTGGCCTTCTATCTCTTCGCCGCGCACCTCGCGCTGCACCGGGGCCTGGACCCCGACGCCCCGCCCCTGCTGAGCAAGGTGACGAAGACCCGCTGA
- a CDS encoding glycosyl hydrolase-related protein, whose protein sequence is MGADDGEHEFTYALYPHPGRWAEGGTVREAADLNSPLVALPVSGPVPAGSRISASGLPVALGSLKKAEEGEGLILRLYEPHGARGEARLEIAGLRRAERVNLLQEEAQPLALTGEGVQLTLRPFEVVTLRLHVAP, encoded by the coding sequence GTGGGCGCCGACGACGGCGAGCACGAGTTCACCTACGCCCTTTATCCCCACCCCGGCCGCTGGGCAGAGGGCGGCACCGTGCGCGAGGCCGCCGACCTCAACAGCCCGCTGGTGGCGCTTCCCGTCTCCGGCCCGGTGCCCGCCGGAAGCCGGATCAGCGCCTCGGGCCTGCCGGTGGCGCTGGGGAGCCTCAAGAAGGCGGAGGAGGGCGAAGGCCTGATCCTGCGGCTGTACGAGCCGCATGGCGCGCGCGGGGAAGCCAGGCTCGAGATTGCGGGGCTGCGGCGGGCCGAGCGCGTGAACCTGCTACAGGAGGAAGCGCAGCCCCTCGCGCTCACGGGAGAAGGGGTGCAGCTCACCCTGCGCCCGTTCGAGGTGGTCACGCTCCGGCTGCACGTCGCGCCGTGA
- a CDS encoding acyl-CoA dehydrogenase family protein, producing the protein MAATLAGEAAARDADGAFPAASFQALREAGLLTASLPTSLGGQGVKGAALLTLLRQIGRASLPVGRVYEGHVNALGLIQRYGTSAQLARAARDADRGELFGVWNTEDGPGLRLEAGPGGLTLVGGKTFASGLGHVTRPLLPAEAREGRMMVLLPTGREPGVPDPSFWQPLGMRATVSGRVDYSGARVQQEDLIGQPGDYYRQPEFGGGALRFLAVQLGGAGAVVASARAALRELGRAGDDVQRLRFAEVAVRLEAAWQVTREAQRRLDALPDGADPAPLLAYVALARTATEDACLLAAEAAERAVGARGLLAPWPTERLLRDLRMYLRQPAPDAARLAVGAWLLDAPDAGDPWEEA; encoded by the coding sequence GTGGCCGCCACCCTGGCGGGCGAGGCGGCGGCGCGGGACGCCGACGGGGCCTTTCCCGCCGCGTCCTTTCAGGCCCTGCGGGAGGCGGGCCTGCTGACGGCGTCCTTGCCCACGTCCCTGGGCGGCCAGGGGGTGAAGGGCGCGGCCCTGCTGACCCTCCTGCGCCAGATCGGCCGCGCGAGCCTCCCCGTGGGCCGGGTGTACGAGGGCCACGTCAACGCGCTGGGGCTGATCCAGCGCTACGGCACGTCCGCGCAGCTGGCCCGCGCCGCGCGGGACGCCGATAGGGGCGAGCTGTTCGGCGTGTGGAACACCGAAGACGGGCCGGGGCTGCGGTTGGAGGCCGGGCCAGGCGGCCTGACCCTGGTGGGCGGCAAGACCTTCGCCTCCGGGCTGGGTCACGTCACCCGCCCGCTGCTGCCCGCCGAGGCCAGGGAGGGCCGGATGATGGTGCTGCTGCCCACCGGGCGCGAGCCGGGCGTCCCCGACCCCAGCTTCTGGCAGCCGCTGGGGATGCGGGCGACCGTCTCGGGCCGGGTGGACTACAGCGGGGCGCGGGTGCAGCAGGAGGACCTGATCGGACAGCCCGGCGACTACTACCGCCAGCCCGAGTTCGGCGGCGGGGCGCTGCGCTTCCTGGCCGTGCAACTGGGCGGGGCGGGGGCCGTGGTGGCCTCGGCGCGGGCGGCGCTGCGGGAGCTGGGCCGCGCCGGGGACGACGTGCAGCGCCTGCGCTTCGCGGAGGTGGCCGTGCGGCTGGAGGCGGCCTGGCAGGTCACCCGTGAGGCCCAGCGGCGGCTGGACGCCCTGCCGGACGGGGCCGACCCCGCGCCGCTCCTCGCCTACGTGGCCCTGGCCCGCACCGCCACCGAGGACGCCTGCCTGCTCGCGGCCGAAGCCGCCGAGCGGGCGGTGGGCGCCCGGGGCCTGCTCGCGCCCTGGCCCACCGAGCGGCTGCTGCGCGACCTGCGGATGTACCTGCGCCAGCCCGCCCCCGACGCGGCGCGGCTGGCGGTGGGTGCGTGGCTGCTGGACGCCCCCGATGCCGGGGACCCCTGGGAGGAGGCGTGA
- a CDS encoding PIG-L family deacetylase — translation MKGAPTLTPATLPDPVWVAAPHPDDEALGCGGLIAALGAAGREVWALLLSDGGLSHPSSPSHPRERLAAARLAEWREGLAELGVPAVRTRALGLPDGELHACAGAIAGGARAAFREAPPGTLLLPWARDPHPDHRAAWAPLLEAARAFPAVRRLAYTVWLEERGDSADHPRPGETLPLTLDVRPWLAPKRRAILAHRTQLGLIADDPRGFTLPVTLVERALGGTETYHEVLPQEVPA, via the coding sequence GTGAAGGGTGCACCGACGCTGACCCCAGCCACCCTCCCCGATCCGGTCTGGGTCGCCGCCCCCCACCCCGACGACGAGGCGCTGGGCTGCGGCGGGCTGATCGCCGCGCTAGGGGCCGCCGGGCGGGAGGTCTGGGCCTTGCTGCTCAGTGACGGCGGCCTCTCGCACCCCAGTTCCCCGAGCCATCCCCGCGAGCGGCTGGCGGCGGCGCGGCTCGCGGAATGGCGAGAAGGTCTGGCCGAGCTGGGCGTCCCCGCCGTGCGGACCCGGGCGCTGGGGCTGCCCGACGGCGAACTCCACGCTTGCGCCGGGGCCATCGCGGGGGGTGCCCGCGCCGCCTTCCGGGAGGCCCCGCCCGGCACGCTGCTGCTCCCCTGGGCGCGCGACCCCCATCCGGACCACCGCGCGGCCTGGGCGCCGCTGCTGGAGGCCGCCCGCGCCTTCCCCGCCGTCCGGCGGCTGGCGTACACCGTCTGGCTGGAGGAGCGCGGCGACTCCGCCGACCACCCCCGCCCCGGCGAGACCCTTCCCCTCACGCTGGACGTGCGCCCCTGGCTCGCCCCCAAGCGGCGGGCGATCCTGGCCCACCGCACCCAGCTCGGCCTGATCGCCGACGACCCGCGCGGCTTCACCCTGCCCGTGACCCTGGTGGAGCGGGCGCTGGGCGGCACCGAGACCTACCATGAAGTCCTGCCCCAAGAGGTCCCCGCATGA
- a CDS encoding class I SAM-dependent DNA methyltransferase: MTPPDETLSDAYFEDVYRASADPWNFETSAYEHAKYARTLAALPRERYARALEVGCSIGVLTGLLAERVDALLSVDVSEQALARARERNRDRRSVTFERRRLPAEAPDGPFDLIVLSEVGYYFSTRDLEAVLDVLTGRLAPGGDLILVHWTPFVPDYPQTGDAVHEAALRRTPAPLIHRCGERHGRYRLDVLSKPEA, from the coding sequence ATGACCCCCCCCGACGAGACCCTGTCAGACGCCTATTTCGAGGACGTGTACCGCGCGAGCGCCGACCCCTGGAACTTCGAGACCAGCGCGTACGAACACGCCAAGTACGCCCGCACCCTCGCCGCCCTGCCGCGCGAGCGCTACGCCCGCGCCCTGGAGGTGGGCTGCTCGATCGGGGTGCTGACGGGTCTGCTGGCGGAGCGGGTCGACGCCCTGCTCAGCGTGGACGTGAGCGAACAGGCCCTCGCCCGCGCCCGCGAGCGCAACCGGGACCGCCGGAGCGTGACCTTCGAGCGCCGCCGCCTGCCCGCCGAGGCCCCGGACGGCCCCTTCGACCTGATCGTGCTTTCCGAGGTGGGGTACTACTTCAGCACGCGGGACCTCGAGGCGGTGCTGGACGTGCTGACCGGGCGCCTCGCTCCCGGCGGCGACCTGATCCTGGTCCACTGGACCCCCTTCGTCCCCGACTACCCGCAGACGGGCGACGCGGTGCATGAAGCCGCCCTGCGCCGCACGCCCGCGCCCCTGATCCACCGCTGCGGCGAGCGCCACGGGCGCTACCGGCTGGACGTGCTGAGCAAACCGGAAGCCTGA
- a CDS encoding glycosyltransferase codes for MPVVPPQTVVAVPARNEAERIGRTVRALAGQVGAGGQPLDGYEVWIVVNNSSDQTAQRAARAIPAGRPVRVVTHTLPPEDANVVGARRAALDLAAARLGGNLDGLIVTTDADSVPAPDWLRHLQAAFGLGADAACGRILLCPQERARLPGPVRRVYLQDAAYRLAAERLTARLNPDPFDPWPRHHQHFGANLALTLRAYRRVGGVPDVPHLEDVALVQGLRRHDLRVRRTPHARVHTSARMSGRVPLGLSTQLAEWHADPAAWRVPGAAEIAALARAEAALKEARQRGWSAALPGRWLAAPADLREALRAPTLGLALEAAHAARFRAGLWQGQHPPVPVARALAELRGQLRAAAPGGGPAAQASGLLSTSSR; via the coding sequence ATGCCCGTCGTCCCTCCCCAGACTGTCGTCGCGGTTCCGGCCCGCAACGAGGCCGAGCGCATCGGCCGCACCGTGCGCGCCCTGGCCGGACAGGTCGGCGCGGGGGGGCAGCCGCTGGACGGCTACGAGGTCTGGATCGTGGTCAACAACTCCAGCGACCAGACGGCGCAGCGGGCCGCGCGGGCGATTCCGGCGGGCCGCCCGGTGCGGGTGGTGACCCACACCCTGCCCCCCGAGGACGCCAACGTGGTGGGGGCACGCCGGGCCGCGCTGGACCTTGCCGCCGCCCGGCTGGGGGGAAACCTGGACGGCCTGATCGTCACCACCGACGCCGACAGCGTGCCCGCGCCCGACTGGCTGCGGCACTTGCAGGCGGCCTTTGGTCTGGGCGCCGACGCCGCGTGCGGCCGCATCCTGCTGTGCCCCCAGGAACGGGCGCGGCTGCCTGGCCCGGTGCGGCGGGTGTACCTGCAAGACGCGGCGTACCGGCTGGCCGCCGAGCGCCTGACCGCGCGCCTCAACCCCGACCCCTTCGACCCCTGGCCCCGGCACCACCAGCACTTCGGGGCGAACCTGGCGCTGACCCTGCGCGCCTACCGGCGGGTGGGCGGCGTGCCGGACGTGCCGCATCTGGAGGACGTGGCGCTGGTCCAGGGGCTGCGCCGCCACGACCTGCGGGTGCGGCGCACCCCCCATGCCCGCGTGCACACCAGTGCCCGCATGAGTGGCCGCGTGCCCCTGGGCCTGAGCACCCAGCTGGCCGAGTGGCACGCGGACCCGGCGGCGTGGCGGGTCCCGGGCGCCGCCGAGATCGCTGCCCTCGCCCGGGCAGAAGCCGCCCTGAAAGAAGCCCGGCAGCGGGGCTGGAGCGCCGCGCTGCCGGGACGCTGGCTGGCCGCCCCGGCCGACCTGCGCGAGGCGCTGCGGGCGCCCACCCTGGGGCTGGCCCTGGAAGCTGCCCACGCCGCGCGGTTCAGGGCGGGCCTGTGGCAGGGGCAGCATCCCCCGGTGCCTGTCGCGCGGGCGCTGGCCGAGCTGCGCGGGCAGCTTCGGGCCGCCGCGCCCGGGGGAGGCCCGGCCGCTCAGGCTTCCGGTTTGCTCAGCACGTCCAGCCGGTAG
- a CDS encoding glucose/sorbosone family PQQ-dependent dehydrogenase: protein MQNLKSAALTVSLLALGTGALAGGSQTTPPPTTNAARQPVGEPFTMRVVTTGLQMPWELTAGPDGQLWVTERLGKQIVRVNPTTGQKSVAVTIPGALAGGQHQGLLGMALHPDLLKGQGRDWVYVAYTYGPEAAPKKKIVRYTFNAASGRLTAPTLVIGNLPAGNDHNAGRLKVGPDGKLYFTMGDLGHNQFANYAKPITSQVLPTAAEIAARNWVNYTGKILRINLDGSIPGDNPSIGGVVSHVYTVGHRNPQGLDFGSNGVLYSSEQGPNSDDEINVLRGGGNYGWPNVVGYQDNQSYVYGNWSAAPNVAGLTWEPYRIPASVPTSRETEFSAPNLTDALMSFWVVPNSHDFTDTPIEGTNLYRPTPALSSLEAYGKDGIPGWKNSLLVTSLKYGAVYRVPIMPSGLNTRGEAIKVLPTNNRYRDTAVSADGRTIYVITDSGGQMLGQQGQRVTEMANPGAILAFTYTGK, encoded by the coding sequence ATGCAGAACCTCAAGTCCGCCGCCCTGACCGTCTCGCTGCTCGCCCTGGGCACGGGTGCCCTCGCGGGGGGCAGCCAGACCACCCCGCCCCCGACCACCAACGCCGCTCGCCAGCCGGTCGGTGAACCCTTCACCATGCGGGTCGTGACCACCGGCCTCCAGATGCCCTGGGAACTCACCGCTGGCCCCGACGGGCAGCTCTGGGTCACCGAGCGCCTCGGCAAGCAGATCGTGCGGGTGAACCCCACGACCGGGCAAAAAAGCGTGGCGGTCACCATCCCCGGTGCCCTCGCGGGTGGGCAGCACCAGGGCCTCCTCGGCATGGCGCTGCACCCGGACCTCCTCAAGGGCCAGGGCCGTGACTGGGTCTACGTGGCCTACACCTACGGACCCGAGGCCGCGCCCAAGAAGAAGATCGTGCGCTACACCTTCAACGCGGCCAGCGGGCGGCTGACGGCGCCCACGCTGGTGATCGGCAACCTGCCCGCCGGGAACGACCACAACGCGGGGCGGCTGAAGGTCGGCCCCGACGGCAAGCTGTACTTCACGATGGGCGACCTCGGGCACAACCAGTTCGCCAACTACGCCAAGCCCATCACCTCGCAGGTGCTGCCCACCGCCGCCGAGATCGCCGCACGCAACTGGGTGAACTACACCGGCAAGATCCTGCGAATCAACCTCGACGGCAGCATTCCGGGCGACAACCCTTCCATCGGCGGCGTGGTCAGCCACGTCTATACCGTGGGGCACCGCAACCCGCAGGGGCTGGACTTCGGCAGCAACGGGGTGCTGTATTCCAGCGAGCAGGGGCCGAACAGCGACGACGAGATCAACGTGCTGCGCGGCGGCGGCAACTACGGCTGGCCGAACGTGGTGGGCTATCAGGACAACCAGTCCTACGTCTACGGCAACTGGTCGGCCGCGCCGAACGTCGCTGGCCTGACGTGGGAGCCGTACCGCATTCCCGCCAGCGTGCCCACCAGCCGGGAGACCGAGTTCAGCGCCCCCAACCTCACCGACGCGCTGATGAGCTTCTGGGTGGTGCCCAACAGCCACGACTTTACGGACACGCCCATCGAGGGCACCAACCTCTACCGCCCCACGCCCGCCCTGAGCAGCCTGGAGGCCTACGGCAAAGACGGCATTCCCGGCTGGAAGAACTCGCTGCTGGTCACCAGCCTGAAGTACGGCGCGGTGTACCGCGTGCCGATCATGCCCAGCGGCCTGAACACGCGCGGCGAGGCGATCAAGGTGCTGCCCACCAACAACCGCTACCGCGACACGGCGGTCTCGGCCGACGGGCGCACCATCTACGTGATTACCGACAGCGGCGGGCAGATGCTCGGGCAGCAGGGCCAGCGGGTGACCGAGATGGCCAACCCCGGCGCGATCCTGGCCTTTACCTACACCGGGAAGTGA
- a CDS encoding SDR family NAD(P)-dependent oxidoreductase → MTFPTLQDKVAIITGAAMGMGEATARLFAEAGAKVVVADFNDEKGQAVVESIRQAGGAATFTHVDISKAEQVQAMVQAAVDAYGRLDVAVNNAALTPDDRPVHDFDEAYWDRLMSVDLKGTALCLKYELRQMREQGSGGSIINISSVSGFRPQANTVAYVAAKHGVNGLTKVAAMENGEHGIRVNAVAPGAIDTPMLRGAIEQFGLDAESYAPQLSLLGRFAQPVEVAQASLWLASDLSSYVTGTTLHVDAGYVNAR, encoded by the coding sequence ATGACTTTCCCCACTCTGCAAGACAAAGTCGCCATCATCACTGGAGCCGCCATGGGCATGGGCGAGGCCACCGCGAGATTGTTCGCTGAAGCCGGAGCCAAGGTCGTCGTCGCGGACTTCAACGACGAGAAGGGCCAGGCGGTCGTGGAATCGATCCGTCAGGCGGGCGGCGCGGCCACCTTTACCCACGTGGACATCTCCAAGGCCGAGCAGGTGCAGGCGATGGTGCAGGCCGCCGTGGACGCCTACGGCCGCCTCGACGTGGCCGTGAACAACGCCGCCCTGACCCCCGACGACCGCCCCGTACACGACTTCGACGAGGCCTACTGGGACCGCCTGATGTCGGTGGACCTGAAGGGCACGGCCCTGTGCCTGAAGTACGAACTGCGGCAGATGCGCGAGCAGGGCAGCGGCGGGTCCATCATCAACATCTCGTCGGTCAGCGGGTTCCGGCCCCAGGCCAACACTGTCGCCTACGTCGCCGCCAAGCACGGCGTGAACGGCCTCACCAAGGTCGCCGCGATGGAAAACGGCGAGCACGGCATCCGCGTCAACGCGGTCGCCCCCGGCGCGATCGACACGCCCATGCTGCGCGGGGCCATCGAGCAGTTCGGGCTGGACGCCGAGAGCTACGCCCCGCAACTCAGCCTGCTGGGCCGCTTCGCCCAGCCGGTCGAGGTCGCCCAGGCCAGCCTGTGGCTCGCCTCGGACCTGTCGAGCTACGTGACGGGCACGACCCTGCACGTGGACGCCGGATACGTGAACGCCCGCTGA
- a CDS encoding MarR family winged helix-turn-helix transcriptional regulator — protein sequence MSVDTAAADREGVLDQPSIRLWRRLVRVTQAKMREVEGALAPLGLSATEFDLLAVVRAREGATQQELAQHLLFTEANITYHAQRLCARGLIRREASGKTKRLFLSPAGHDLIDRALPVVVGLHEQQFAALEAGQLRQLAALLRLLR from the coding sequence GTGAGCGTGGACACCGCTGCCGCCGACCGGGAAGGGGTGCTGGATCAGCCCTCCATTCGGCTGTGGCGCCGCCTGGTACGGGTCACGCAGGCCAAGATGAGAGAGGTCGAGGGCGCGCTCGCGCCGCTGGGACTGAGCGCGACCGAGTTCGACCTGCTGGCGGTCGTGCGGGCGCGCGAGGGCGCGACCCAGCAGGAACTCGCCCAGCACCTGCTGTTCACCGAGGCGAACATCACGTACCACGCCCAGCGGCTGTGCGCCCGGGGCCTGATTCGCCGGGAGGCGTCCGGAAAGACCAAGCGGCTGTTCCTGTCGCCTGCGGGCCACGACCTGATCGACCGGGCGCTTCCGGTGGTCGTCGGCCTCCACGAGCAGCAGTTCGCGGCCCTGGAGGCCGGGCAGCTGCGGCAGCTCGCTGCGTTGCTCCGCCTGCTGCGCTGA
- a CDS encoding MFS transporter has translation MPSLPSPPPRRPLLVLLAFIAFVSLGLPDGLLGVSWPSMRRDFGVSLDALGLLAAVTTAGYLAASALSGRILRALPIGTVLALSTLAAALALLGFALTPLWPLLLALGFLAGLGGGAIDAGLNAYGARHFSPRTLNWLHAFFGLGTTLGPLIVTAVLSSGNVWRWSYVIVGSAQLLLALTFFLTRKRWAGAAGVGAAAPPPAARTRDTLRRPAAWLGMLTFFFYTGVEAVTAQWSYSLLTLGRAVPEATAGLYVSLYWGSLMVGRILFGFVANRVPLVGTLRLCLIASVAGALLFWLEPTRPLAVAGLMMIGFFLAPIFASLISLTPGRVGAAHANSAIGFQVAAAALGGAALTALTGVIARAGGLELIGLCIVVAAALLLALYEAFVRTGGEAGTGEAATGNA, from the coding sequence ATGCCCTCCTTGCCGTCCCCGCCCCCCCGCCGTCCGCTGCTGGTCCTGCTCGCCTTCATCGCCTTTGTCAGCCTGGGCCTGCCGGACGGCCTGCTCGGCGTCTCCTGGCCGTCCATGCGGCGCGATTTCGGCGTGTCGCTCGACGCCCTGGGCCTGCTGGCCGCCGTCACGACGGCGGGTTACCTCGCGGCCAGCGCCCTCAGCGGCCGCATCCTGCGCGCGCTGCCCATCGGGACGGTGCTGGCCCTTTCGACCCTCGCCGCCGCCCTGGCCCTGCTGGGCTTTGCCCTCACCCCGCTGTGGCCGCTGCTGCTGGCCCTGGGCTTTCTCGCCGGACTCGGCGGCGGCGCCATCGACGCTGGCCTCAACGCCTACGGCGCCCGGCACTTCAGCCCCCGCACCCTCAACTGGCTGCACGCCTTTTTCGGCCTCGGGACCACCCTCGGCCCCTTGATCGTCACGGCGGTGCTGAGTTCGGGGAATGTCTGGCGCTGGAGCTACGTCATCGTCGGCAGTGCCCAGCTGCTGCTCGCCCTCACCTTCTTTCTGACCCGGAAACGCTGGGCCGGGGCCGCCGGGGTCGGGGCCGCCGCGCCGCCGCCCGCCGCCCGCACCCGCGACACCCTGCGCCGCCCGGCCGCCTGGCTGGGGATGCTGACCTTCTTTTTCTATACCGGCGTCGAGGCCGTCACCGCCCAGTGGAGCTACTCGCTGCTGACGCTGGGCCGGGCGGTTCCGGAGGCGACGGCCGGACTCTACGTGAGCCTGTACTGGGGCAGCCTGATGGTCGGGCGGATTCTCTTCGGCTTTGTCGCCAACCGCGTGCCGCTGGTGGGAACGCTGCGGCTGTGCCTGATCGCCAGCGTCGCCGGAGCGCTGCTGTTCTGGCTGGAGCCGACCCGCCCCCTCGCGGTCGCTGGCCTGATGATGATCGGTTTTTTCCTGGCGCCCATCTTCGCCTCGCTGATCAGCCTGACGCCCGGACGTGTCGGCGCCGCGCACGCCAACAGCGCCATCGGCTTTCAGGTCGCTGCGGCCGCGCTGGGCGGCGCCGCCCTCACGGCGCTCACCGGGGTCATCGCCCGCGCGGGCGGCCTGGAGCTGATCGGCCTGTGCATCGTGGTGGCCGCGGCGCTGCTGCTGGCCCTGTACGAGGCGTTCGTGCGGACCGGAGGCGAGGCCGGGACCGGGGAGGCCGCGACCGGCAACGCCTGA